In Vibrio neptunius, the following are encoded in one genomic region:
- a CDS encoding GNAT family N-acetyltransferase, producing the protein MFEWRVKTFSELSVYELYECLRLRVDVFIVEQQAPYRDLDGKDVDPETRHVMGFDGDKLVAYSRLMAQGLGYPPEVQQFIEANDKDVCIGRVIIAKSHRGKGIGHDLMALSFRTIREIYPQDSIFISSQEHLKDYYGAYGFKVFTDRYDEDGCTMLGLRFVPSIKGDTEPLNLAVSASPN; encoded by the coding sequence ATGTTTGAGTGGCGAGTCAAAACTTTTTCAGAGTTATCGGTATACGAACTGTATGAATGTTTACGCTTGCGAGTAGATGTGTTTATCGTCGAACAGCAGGCACCTTATCGTGATTTGGACGGCAAGGATGTTGACCCGGAAACTCGGCATGTTATGGGGTTCGATGGTGATAAACTGGTAGCCTATAGCCGATTGATGGCTCAAGGACTGGGCTACCCCCCAGAGGTGCAACAGTTTATTGAGGCCAACGATAAGGACGTGTGTATCGGTCGTGTCATCATTGCGAAAAGTCACCGCGGAAAGGGTATCGGGCACGATCTCATGGCATTGAGTTTTAGGACGATCCGAGAAATTTATCCCCAAGATTCGATTTTTATATCTTCTCAGGAACACCTCAAAGACTACTATGGCGCTTATGGCTTTAAAGTCTTCACCGATCGCTACGATGAAGATGGATGTACCATGTTGGGACTCCGTTTTGTGCCGTCCATTAAAGGTGACACTGAACCTCTTAACCTCGCAGTTTCTGCGAGTCCCAATTGA
- a CDS encoding efflux RND transporter permease subunit, which yields MDDSKQKGLIAYFAHNPVAANLLMVFVLIVGTVSFFFIQRQMFPNIEVNYINVSAQYPGASPQEVEESILIKLEESLKDVTGIKKAVTTASRGSGAIEIEVDVDQDVDDVLDKVKQKVDSVSNFPAAMEPIQVYQFEFRQDVIEMALVGNRSLLELKPIAKQIEDELLQLQNVALVELSAPDYEIAIEVEPQILRKYNLTLNDITQAIQRYSANYSAGEVRTNTGMISVRIENQYYNGDEFRDIPVKIGANGGKVLLQDIATIKDGFTEDDRYFKYSGDNAIYLSVKATKDQNMVTVAESVKSYIEQKNAQLPSDLKIKTLVDMTYYLNARLDMMLKNLLQGAVLVALMLSLFLRVKLAMWVMIGLPVCFLGAVMLMPAIGVSINIVSLFAFIMVLGIVVDDAIVIGESAYSEIEKSGGGVDNVVRGVKRVATPATFGVLTTIAVFAPFLMSKGIERAFFFGIAAIVILCLIFSLIESKLILPSHLAHSNFKPIKKGSWRDRFNQRFFSFVHGPYKRFVTACTYWRWSVFAGFAALLVFSIALVMANYVRIIPSPKVPHDFPSIKLVMNDNVSSTQTIDALKLIESTVLKIDEETEKQTGQNMIRDVLTFNQGRKEGRLVIPLVDEELRPFNTFELARRWRESLPVIPGLKMLTIADNVNDDGKGDEFGFLLYGADIETLNAAGRTLILELKQQEGLFDISSSIDSGSQEVLLSLAPVAYDLGLNLSDIALQVGGSFYGGEAQRVLRDGEEIKVMVRYPKLTREAFASLRYAVITTPEGKKVMLGDVVNINQKPGVSSIRREGGYRSVYVYGSIDEELVEPDEVVGRIHEQIIPDILGDYPGVTSELGGTIEEQQAQQDEQKIFFVAGMIIVYILLAVPLKSYTQPLIIMSVIPFSLTGAIWGHYWFGLDLSMMSSFGLIAAAGVVVNDSLVMTDYVNHVRARGVAIKEAVIEAGCARFRAITLTSITTFVGVLPIMFETSLQARFVIPMAVALGFAVLFATLLTLVLVPCLYLMLDDIKGIFRWIKQKLTRRSSGKVVEQ from the coding sequence ATGGACGATTCAAAACAAAAAGGGCTCATTGCTTACTTTGCTCACAATCCAGTTGCTGCCAACCTTCTTATGGTGTTTGTGCTGATTGTCGGAACGGTCAGCTTTTTCTTTATTCAACGTCAAATGTTTCCCAATATTGAAGTTAACTACATCAATGTGAGTGCTCAGTACCCAGGCGCGTCTCCACAGGAAGTCGAAGAGAGTATTCTCATCAAACTCGAAGAGTCGCTCAAAGACGTTACAGGGATCAAAAAGGCAGTAACGACGGCATCGCGAGGCAGTGGGGCGATAGAGATAGAGGTGGATGTTGATCAAGATGTTGACGATGTGCTGGATAAGGTCAAACAGAAGGTGGACTCGGTCTCAAATTTTCCCGCTGCAATGGAGCCTATTCAGGTTTATCAGTTTGAATTTCGCCAGGATGTGATTGAAATGGCGTTGGTTGGTAACCGCTCGCTTCTAGAGCTCAAGCCGATAGCCAAGCAGATCGAAGATGAACTGCTGCAGCTACAAAATGTCGCTTTGGTCGAGCTTAGTGCACCGGACTATGAAATCGCGATTGAAGTTGAGCCGCAGATACTGCGCAAATATAACCTAACGCTTAACGATATCACACAAGCGATCCAGCGTTATTCCGCGAACTACTCAGCAGGAGAGGTGAGAACGAATACAGGGATGATATCGGTTCGTATCGAAAATCAGTACTACAACGGCGATGAGTTTCGCGATATCCCTGTCAAAATCGGAGCGAATGGCGGCAAGGTATTGCTTCAGGATATCGCCACTATTAAAGATGGCTTTACAGAGGATGACCGATACTTCAAGTATTCTGGTGACAACGCCATTTACCTTTCTGTAAAAGCGACCAAAGACCAAAATATGGTGACGGTTGCTGAATCAGTGAAGTCTTACATTGAACAAAAGAATGCGCAATTGCCATCAGACTTGAAGATCAAAACTTTGGTCGACATGACCTATTACCTTAATGCACGTCTCGATATGATGCTGAAAAACTTGCTGCAAGGTGCTGTTTTGGTTGCATTAATGCTTAGCCTTTTCTTGCGCGTCAAACTGGCAATGTGGGTAATGATAGGTTTACCTGTCTGTTTCCTCGGGGCAGTGATGTTAATGCCTGCGATTGGTGTCAGCATCAATATTGTCTCCCTGTTCGCTTTCATTATGGTGTTAGGCATAGTCGTTGATGACGCTATTGTCATCGGTGAGAGTGCTTATTCTGAGATCGAGAAAAGCGGCGGCGGGGTTGATAATGTGGTACGTGGTGTTAAGCGCGTGGCGACGCCAGCTACGTTTGGCGTCCTTACTACGATTGCCGTATTCGCGCCGTTTTTGATGTCAAAGGGCATTGAACGTGCCTTCTTCTTTGGTATCGCAGCGATAGTGATTCTGTGTCTCATCTTCAGCTTGATTGAGTCCAAGCTGATCTTACCGTCACACTTGGCACATTCGAACTTTAAGCCGATTAAAAAGGGAAGCTGGCGAGATAGATTCAACCAGCGTTTCTTTAGTTTTGTTCATGGTCCGTACAAGCGCTTTGTTACCGCTTGTACTTACTGGCGCTGGAGCGTATTTGCTGGATTTGCAGCGTTGCTTGTGTTCAGCATTGCTTTGGTTATGGCGAACTACGTGAGAATCATACCATCGCCGAAAGTACCGCATGACTTCCCAAGCATTAAGCTGGTGATGAACGACAATGTGTCAAGTACACAGACTATCGACGCCTTGAAGCTGATTGAGAGTACGGTGCTAAAAATTGATGAGGAAACGGAGAAGCAAACCGGTCAGAACATGATTAGAGACGTTCTGACGTTTAATCAGGGGCGTAAAGAAGGTCGTTTGGTGATCCCACTAGTGGATGAAGAACTTCGTCCTTTTAATACGTTTGAGCTGGCCCGTCGCTGGCGTGAATCGTTGCCCGTGATACCCGGTCTGAAAATGCTGACTATTGCAGACAATGTTAACGATGATGGGAAAGGCGATGAGTTCGGTTTCCTTCTATACGGTGCCGATATCGAGACGCTCAACGCGGCAGGAAGGACATTGATCCTTGAACTCAAGCAGCAGGAAGGGTTATTTGATATCTCGTCTTCTATTGATTCTGGTAGTCAGGAAGTTCTGTTGTCTCTGGCACCAGTTGCCTATGATTTGGGGCTTAACCTTTCTGATATTGCATTACAAGTTGGCGGAAGCTTCTATGGCGGCGAGGCGCAACGTGTGCTGCGTGATGGAGAAGAGATCAAAGTGATGGTTCGTTACCCTAAGCTGACCAGAGAAGCATTTGCTTCGTTGCGCTATGCGGTGATCACTACCCCGGAAGGTAAGAAAGTGATGCTGGGCGATGTCGTGAACATTAACCAGAAACCAGGGGTAAGCAGTATTCGTCGTGAAGGAGGCTACCGTAGCGTCTATGTTTATGGTTCTATTGACGAAGAGTTGGTGGAACCAGACGAAGTGGTTGGCAGGATCCATGAGCAGATTATTCCAGACATCCTAGGAGATTATCCTGGTGTGACAAGCGAGCTTGGTGGCACGATTGAAGAACAACAAGCTCAGCAAGATGAGCAAAAAATCTTCTTTGTTGCAGGGATGATCATCGTCTATATCTTATTGGCCGTGCCGCTGAAGAGTTATACCCAACCACTTATCATCATGTCAGTGATCCCGTTTAGCCTCACGGGCGCAATCTGGGGACATTATTGGTTTGGTTTGGACCTTAGTATGATGTCGAGCTTTGGTTTGATAGCCGCCGCTGGGGTTGTGGTGAATGACTCGTTAGTCATGACCGATTACGTCAATCATGTGCGTGCTCGTGGGGTGGCAATTAAGGAGGCTGTGATTGAAGCTGGTTGTGCAAGGTTCCGTGCTATTACACTGACTTCAATCACTACGTTCGTTGGCGTTTTACCCATTATGTTTGAAACGAGTTTGCAGGCAAGATTCGTGATTCCAATGGCGGTTGCTTTAGGTTTTGCCGTGTTGTTTGCTACCTTACTAACGTTAGTGCTCGTTCCTTGCTTGTACCTGATGCTGGATGACATTAAGGGCATCTTCCGCTGGATAAAACAGAAACTGACTCGCCGCTCGTCAGGCAAGGTTGTTGAACAGTAA
- a CDS encoding glyoxalase yields the protein MANLAITEMKSFIPSKDFEVSQRFYQALGFEVASVFGDVAYMRKDHTAFLLQNYYQVEHAQNTMMHLLVEDAMGWLEHVKASGVEKDFECKVTELIEQPWGMLEFCLIDPSGVLWRIAQNIR from the coding sequence ATGGCAAATTTGGCGATTACGGAAATGAAATCCTTTATTCCCAGCAAAGATTTTGAAGTTTCGCAACGATTTTATCAGGCGTTGGGCTTTGAGGTTGCTTCAGTCTTCGGTGACGTTGCTTACATGCGAAAAGATCACACCGCTTTTCTGCTGCAGAACTACTATCAAGTTGAACACGCACAAAACACCATGATGCATTTACTGGTAGAGGATGCGATGGGTTGGTTGGAGCATGTTAAGGCGTCCGGTGTCGAAAAGGACTTTGAGTGCAAAGTGACTGAGTTGATTGAACAACCGTGGGGCATGTTGGAGTTTTGTTTGATCGATCCTTCTGGCGTGCTGTGGCGAATCGCGCAAAACATCCGCTAA
- a CDS encoding endonuclease/exonuclease/phosphatase family protein yields MRRWKIWLIVYSPALLWAGLSLKEANWWVENLVAYPSLFLIVYLLFALILALRMKWAPSAICIVLAGAFALMAPKSNQTLVARCTNSVSVVQFNLYYENPDVNAFINYLLTKPADLVVMQEVAPDIGDKLQMLNDVYPYFYGGQKGVGYPSSQMILSVSPLKNMSVFTTPDQQNIIRGTWYPHNQSAMTLIVAHPTSPRNKELWYRRNALIRTIESLVELYPSDEVMILGDFNLSAVSLRFAKLFPTFQKAPVASWPNWSEAFNTPPVSMIAIDHLWLQSMNSGRKICQRQSSPHPTGSDHFLIKTEIGY; encoded by the coding sequence GTGAGGCGTTGGAAAATCTGGTTGATTGTTTACAGCCCAGCTTTGTTGTGGGCGGGTCTGTCGTTAAAAGAGGCGAATTGGTGGGTAGAAAACCTGGTCGCTTACCCAAGTCTGTTTTTAATCGTCTATCTATTGTTTGCACTGATTCTCGCATTAAGAATGAAGTGGGCGCCAAGTGCGATATGTATTGTACTGGCGGGAGCATTTGCCTTGATGGCGCCAAAGTCCAATCAAACGCTAGTTGCACGCTGCACGAATTCCGTCTCAGTAGTACAGTTTAACCTCTACTATGAAAACCCTGACGTTAACGCATTTATTAACTATTTACTCACCAAACCTGCTGATTTAGTTGTGATGCAAGAAGTTGCACCAGACATTGGTGATAAGTTGCAAATGCTTAATGATGTTTATCCTTATTTTTATGGAGGGCAAAAAGGGGTAGGTTACCCTTCAAGTCAGATGATACTGAGTGTTTCCCCGTTAAAAAATATGTCAGTGTTTACAACGCCGGATCAACAAAACATCATTCGTGGAACTTGGTATCCTCACAATCAAAGCGCGATGACGCTCATTGTGGCCCATCCCACTTCACCGAGGAACAAAGAGTTGTGGTATCGGCGAAATGCTCTGATCAGGACTATTGAATCCTTGGTCGAACTCTACCCCAGCGATGAGGTCATGATATTGGGGGACTTTAACCTCTCTGCGGTCAGCTTACGTTTTGCAAAACTGTTCCCGACTTTTCAGAAAGCTCCGGTGGCAAGTTGGCCAAATTGGTCAGAGGCGTTTAATACGCCTCCAGTCTCGATGATCGCCATTGATCACTTGTGGCTACAGTCTATGAATTCAGGCAGAAAGATTTGCCAGCGTCAAAGTTCACCTCATCCTACTGGCTCAGACCATTTTCTAATCAAAACCGAGATTGGTTATTGA
- a CDS encoding TetR/AcrR family transcriptional regulator: MAESFRKAGRPSTKIDARAKLIQHSRELFTMMAYDKVSTRLVAKRAGVNVAMIRYYFGSKEGLFETMLRETLDPMKQQLRALAADSNQKNFLDLMRTYYREMVKIPQFPRLVAQVMNMPPSETQRKLLEKVFDDIAQPMQNVVFDQLVDSGVLRKDVDPTLCRVSYVSLMVFPFIAPQALLNIHGIELSEAFLNRLFEHNIQLMTQGFLQT; encoded by the coding sequence GTGGCTGAATCATTCAGAAAAGCGGGTCGTCCGAGTACAAAAATCGATGCGCGAGCCAAGCTTATCCAGCACTCTAGAGAGCTCTTTACAATGATGGCTTATGACAAAGTCTCGACCCGATTAGTGGCTAAGCGAGCAGGGGTAAACGTCGCGATGATTCGATACTACTTCGGTAGCAAAGAAGGGCTGTTTGAGACCATGTTGCGTGAAACACTTGATCCGATGAAGCAACAACTCAGGGCACTGGCTGCCGATAGCAATCAGAAAAACTTCCTCGATCTGATGCGCACCTATTATCGGGAAATGGTCAAAATACCCCAGTTTCCTAGATTAGTCGCACAAGTCATGAATATGCCACCGTCCGAAACACAGCGAAAACTACTGGAAAAAGTCTTCGACGACATCGCTCAGCCGATGCAGAACGTCGTCTTCGACCAATTGGTTGACAGCGGTGTACTACGTAAAGACGTTGATCCGACCTTATGTCGTGTTTCTTACGTTAGCTTAATGGTCTTTCCCTTTATTGCTCCGCAAGCCTTACTCAATATCCACGGTATTGAACTCAGTGAAGCGTTCTTAAACCGTCTGTTCGAGCACAATATCCAACTCATGACACAAGGCTTTCTGCAAACGTAA
- a CDS encoding glycoside hydrolase, which produces MPAKLNPLTTLASFSLLAISFSVTAQDVILSDRVNHISISPQDLGIRWNNLIVNSASLRVNGQPQTSSQLNEESSNQANWILQPSGLETSAVLKNGALELSFSVTKQPQILRGKPLALSWFDLAQTQTDTLYLPFSEGMRIPTNNKIWANYLQENHSGANTTQDLKMPFWTIQQGQQTISYQLITPTNNILSFSSSEPNVDMKAKHQFTSLNQNQAFKVRITLGNDWLDGAKAYRQWRIDHNLSSTLADKAKTNPQLVKLIGASQVYLFGKDMISTDDVKDWWGLKNWYFKQTSLTIPRSATTQLKPLKKGVDLMSHYHKQVLVDSLNASLHLMYSAPAPSQNNNAIADQFQVAQQRKRWLIEQASPYLIAPDKWGQALSSDMLANMSKAGLSKLWLGFDNWMPAFYQPKIIDAAKRSGYLVATYDSYNTAIPRGLNDTWLTAQLPASMREQCAIEQANGKKKKGFRGHGYYLNPNCQLDYVKQRVKDIVKYGRFNSLFLDVDATAMAREDYRDHSSESAMLNAFNQRMGWIAEQNDVVLGSEDGNSLTTTGIAFAHGLETIGFGWTDNEMKHDARSPYFLGRWYPDHKPDFFFKQAKVKEPYKTLLFAPQYRVPLYQMVFHDEVINSHHWHSDSLKFTNVQAERDLTSMLYNTPPMVHLTRDEASEPNSPRLAALAHYQQGYQPIHEQLWDKQLLDFKWLDESGQIQQTVFSDGSTITANFGPKSIDLSDIKISPYSIVAKLSNGRQVNWQANPNQ; this is translated from the coding sequence ATGCCTGCTAAACTCAACCCTTTGACCACTCTGGCTTCATTCTCTTTATTGGCGATAAGTTTCTCCGTCACAGCCCAGGATGTGATACTGAGTGACCGAGTCAATCACATATCTATTTCTCCGCAAGATTTAGGCATCCGCTGGAACAACCTCATCGTTAACAGCGCGTCGTTGCGCGTTAATGGCCAACCTCAGACCAGTTCCCAGCTCAACGAAGAGTCATCCAATCAAGCAAATTGGATCTTACAGCCAAGCGGTCTCGAGACCTCTGCAGTACTAAAAAACGGCGCATTGGAGCTCAGCTTCTCTGTCACTAAACAGCCACAAATCTTACGAGGCAAACCCTTAGCTTTAAGTTGGTTTGATCTCGCACAAACTCAAACGGATACGCTTTACCTACCGTTTAGTGAAGGAATGCGAATCCCGACAAACAACAAGATTTGGGCCAATTATCTGCAAGAAAACCACTCAGGTGCTAACACGACTCAAGACTTAAAAATGCCATTCTGGACGATTCAACAAGGTCAACAAACCATCAGTTACCAGTTGATCACCCCGACTAACAATATTCTGAGTTTCTCCAGCTCAGAGCCTAACGTTGACATGAAGGCGAAACATCAGTTCACCTCACTCAACCAAAATCAAGCCTTCAAGGTGCGCATTACACTGGGCAACGACTGGCTGGACGGAGCGAAGGCTTACAGACAATGGCGAATTGACCACAATCTTTCATCCACTCTCGCAGATAAGGCAAAGACTAACCCTCAATTAGTGAAGTTGATTGGGGCCAGCCAAGTTTACCTGTTCGGTAAAGACATGATTAGCACAGACGATGTCAAGGACTGGTGGGGCCTTAAAAACTGGTACTTTAAACAAACCAGTCTCACTATACCTCGCTCTGCAACAACACAGCTGAAGCCGCTAAAAAAAGGGGTGGACCTGATGAGTCATTATCATAAACAAGTGCTGGTCGACTCGCTGAATGCCTCTTTACACCTCATGTATTCGGCACCAGCGCCATCACAAAACAACAATGCCATTGCAGATCAATTTCAGGTGGCTCAGCAACGAAAACGCTGGCTTATCGAACAGGCTTCGCCATACCTGATCGCTCCCGATAAGTGGGGACAAGCATTATCAAGCGATATGCTCGCGAACATGAGCAAAGCCGGACTGAGCAAACTTTGGCTCGGCTTTGACAACTGGATGCCCGCCTTTTATCAACCAAAGATCATTGATGCCGCAAAGCGTTCAGGCTATCTGGTTGCCACTTATGATTCCTATAACACTGCCATTCCGCGCGGCTTAAACGACACATGGTTAACCGCACAGCTACCAGCATCGATGAGAGAGCAATGCGCGATTGAACAAGCAAACGGCAAGAAGAAAAAAGGATTCCGTGGGCATGGTTACTACCTAAACCCGAATTGTCAGTTAGATTATGTTAAGCAACGAGTTAAGGACATTGTGAAATATGGTCGATTTAACAGTTTGTTTCTCGATGTCGATGCCACAGCCATGGCAAGAGAAGACTATCGAGATCATAGTAGTGAAAGCGCTATGTTAAATGCCTTCAATCAGAGAATGGGGTGGATTGCCGAACAAAATGATGTGGTACTTGGATCAGAAGATGGGAATAGTCTCACCACAACCGGAATCGCTTTTGCTCACGGCCTTGAAACGATAGGTTTTGGCTGGACTGATAACGAAATGAAACACGATGCTCGTTCACCGTATTTTCTGGGCCGCTGGTATCCAGACCACAAACCGGACTTCTTTTTTAAACAGGCGAAAGTAAAAGAACCCTATAAAACCCTGCTCTTCGCTCCGCAATATCGAGTACCTTTGTACCAGATGGTTTTCCACGACGAAGTGATCAATAGCCACCACTGGCACAGTGACAGCTTAAAGTTCACCAATGTTCAGGCAGAGCGTGATTTGACTTCCATGCTTTACAATACGCCACCAATGGTTCATCTGACACGAGATGAGGCAAGCGAACCGAATAGCCCGAGACTTGCAGCACTTGCACACTATCAGCAGGGTTACCAACCAATCCATGAACAATTGTGGGACAAACAGCTCTTGGACTTTAAATGGCTAGATGAGTCAGGCCAAATTCAGCAAACCGTGTTTAGTGACGGCAGTACTATTACCGCTAATTTTGGCCCCAAAAGCATCGACTTGTCAGACATCAAAATATCACCCTATTCCATAGTGGCAAAACTGAGCAATGGCCGTCAGGTCAATTGGCAAGCAAATCCGAATCAATAA
- a CDS encoding sensor histidine kinase has product MRQYYLAMCFVMLFPLCSQAQSVQDKWQSLYQQSWQSADLSVSQQQLSRFPVELLKESARYPDFAHYSWPEIETVYKVSQTCRSEGSTAEHLKDAVEFELAMCRSQSLNPRWFSDRTLRHPAGGSFADRYLALRPDAEKEELLPFLTIGNVQHPLHHALSPLSGKGREALLNGYRAWMEKDRLWLSGEQGWKSIPAQTWQPLARKLNMTLSGPSCTLRYSNLCISEIPENILALRLFVAGLSLLTLLIAARGLYAKRRQNRERRFILQLLTHELRTPITSLGLTVEMFRHQFDHLPKRAQEAVWRLMSDHQRLAQLTENSKVYLSTQRAEQLLKQTAYVGDWLEHICEKHQLEYQLNQDRELTLPFYWLSICLDNLINNAKQHGQGKIQVNVILSRTLVIEVMDQGDFLSPMRRLLARARQPTSGENMGIGLNIVEHLIKLMGGRLRIQRRPTRCTLELPL; this is encoded by the coding sequence ATGCGCCAATATTATCTGGCTATGTGTTTTGTTATGCTATTTCCTCTCTGCTCTCAGGCACAGAGTGTTCAAGACAAATGGCAATCACTTTATCAACAGAGCTGGCAATCGGCGGATTTATCGGTAAGTCAACAGCAACTTAGTCGCTTTCCAGTCGAACTACTCAAGGAAAGTGCTCGCTACCCAGATTTTGCGCATTATTCTTGGCCAGAGATTGAAACGGTTTATAAGGTATCTCAGACCTGTCGTTCAGAGGGCTCTACGGCTGAACATCTCAAAGACGCGGTTGAGTTCGAATTGGCAATGTGCCGCAGTCAAAGTCTCAACCCACGGTGGTTTAGCGACCGAACTCTGCGCCATCCCGCTGGCGGAAGTTTTGCTGATCGCTACCTTGCGCTGCGGCCCGATGCTGAAAAAGAGGAACTGCTACCCTTCCTGACCATTGGTAATGTGCAACACCCTTTGCATCATGCCCTATCGCCACTTTCAGGAAAAGGACGAGAAGCCTTACTAAATGGCTATCGAGCTTGGATGGAGAAGGATAGGCTTTGGCTAAGTGGCGAGCAGGGCTGGAAGTCCATACCAGCGCAAACATGGCAACCACTGGCACGCAAGCTCAATATGACGCTTTCAGGCCCAAGCTGTACGTTGCGTTATAGCAACCTTTGTATCAGCGAGATCCCGGAAAACATTCTGGCGCTGCGCTTATTTGTCGCTGGATTGTCCTTGCTAACACTCTTGATAGCAGCAAGAGGACTGTACGCCAAACGTCGACAAAATCGTGAAAGACGCTTCATATTGCAGTTGCTCACACATGAATTGCGTACCCCAATCACCAGCCTTGGGTTGACGGTAGAAATGTTTCGTCATCAGTTTGATCACTTACCCAAACGTGCGCAGGAAGCCGTTTGGCGTTTAATGTCCGATCACCAACGATTAGCGCAATTAACGGAGAACAGTAAAGTCTACCTGAGCACACAACGTGCTGAACAATTACTGAAACAAACGGCTTACGTTGGGGATTGGCTTGAGCATATTTGTGAAAAGCACCAGCTAGAATACCAGCTAAACCAAGACAGAGAGTTAACCTTGCCTTTCTATTGGCTTTCCATTTGTTTGGATAACCTAATCAACAATGCCAAACAACACGGGCAAGGCAAGATACAGGTTAACGTCATACTGAGCCGCACTTTGGTGATTGAAGTCATGGATCAGGGCGACTTTCTTTCTCCGATGAGACGACTCCTCGCACGAGCAAGGCAACCCACCAGTGGTGAAAATATGGGAATAGGTTTGAATATTGTTGAACATCTAATCAAATTAATGGGTGGAAGGTTACGCATTCAGCGTCGCCCTACTCGTTGTACTTTGGAGTTACCCTTGTGA
- a CDS encoding response regulator transcription factor, whose protein sequence is MKTLLLIEDDLLLGQGLVSLFESNGYHCLWEQESHRVEQQWFKADLVILDRQLSDGDSLRHLPHWLLLKALPVIILTAKVDTSQKVEGLMAGAKDYVTKPFSHEELLARVVSHLRPLGDSSLSYGGIEIHVAKREASFNNQIITLKPKEFQLLVLLVQHQGRVFHRDELLNKVWGYQAFPSTRTIDNHVLRLRQKLPVLNIETHRGVGYRLNEATS, encoded by the coding sequence GTGAAAACCCTACTATTGATTGAAGACGACCTATTGCTTGGACAAGGGCTGGTGTCTTTGTTTGAATCAAACGGCTACCACTGCCTCTGGGAGCAGGAGTCTCATCGAGTCGAGCAACAATGGTTTAAAGCGGATCTCGTCATCCTCGACAGGCAGCTGAGCGACGGCGACAGCTTAAGGCATTTGCCGCACTGGTTACTGTTAAAAGCACTCCCCGTCATTATCCTCACTGCAAAAGTAGACACGTCACAGAAAGTAGAAGGCTTGATGGCAGGTGCCAAAGACTATGTCACTAAACCCTTTTCTCATGAAGAGTTGTTAGCTCGAGTAGTAAGCCACCTAAGACCATTAGGAGATAGTTCACTGAGTTATGGTGGCATTGAAATCCACGTAGCCAAACGCGAAGCGAGCTTCAACAACCAAATTATTACCTTGAAGCCGAAAGAATTTCAGTTATTGGTCTTACTTGTGCAACATCAGGGGCGAGTGTTTCACAGAGATGAGCTGCTCAATAAAGTTTGGGGATATCAAGCATTTCCTAGCACTCGCACCATAGATAACCATGTGCTCCGCCTGCGCCAAAAGCTGCCAGTATTGAACATTGAAACCCACCGTGGGGTCGGCTATCGACTCAATGAGGCGACGTCATGA
- a CDS encoding DUF2861 family protein — MSYRLLYVLCILFTPPNVYANWFDNTPLARTYEALLRSQPQLAWQELHLALNQQSISREFWLPIKQEIMQRSQCGRQLVSYSKPLPADLSLSFVRRSGLSSQGFQVKLSAENVHSALEVELISPEKKAMLRGLLSSQPNYQEIESKEMLQEPKAGIYRLKLNGNDYDLVVAIPKNSHWLTLDNITQRVIITPPVVVNSCAKPVANWQWFSHDYTLLNKRTPIQQFNVPFPDKTQQPKGAKHLSASVSIFEYQQGLKVEYIQRLAIPFSP; from the coding sequence ATGAGTTATCGACTGTTGTATGTGTTGTGTATTTTGTTCACTCCACCCAATGTCTACGCAAACTGGTTTGACAACACGCCACTCGCGCGAACCTATGAAGCACTGCTCAGAAGCCAACCTCAACTCGCTTGGCAAGAGCTGCATCTCGCACTCAATCAACAAAGCATCAGCCGTGAGTTTTGGCTACCCATAAAGCAGGAGATTATGCAGCGATCTCAATGTGGGCGGCAACTCGTCAGCTATTCAAAACCGTTACCTGCCGATCTTAGCCTTAGCTTTGTTCGTCGTTCTGGCCTTTCTTCACAAGGATTTCAAGTTAAGTTATCCGCTGAAAATGTCCACTCAGCGTTAGAAGTTGAGCTGATATCACCCGAAAAGAAAGCCATGCTACGGGGCTTACTTTCCTCTCAGCCAAACTATCAGGAGATCGAAAGTAAAGAAATGCTTCAGGAACCTAAAGCAGGCATCTATCGACTAAAGCTTAATGGCAATGACTACGATTTAGTCGTCGCGATACCGAAAAATAGCCACTGGTTAACGCTAGACAACATAACTCAGCGGGTCATTATTACCCCACCCGTCGTGGTAAACAGTTGTGCCAAACCCGTTGCAAACTGGCAATGGTTTAGTCACGACTATACATTGCTCAACAAACGTACGCCAATTCAACAGTTCAACGTTCCGTTTCCTGATAAAACCCAGCAACCCAAAGGAGCCAAGCACCTCAGTGCGTCGGTCTCTATCTTTGAGTATCAACAAGGACTTAAAGTTGAATACATACAAAGACTTGCCATTCCCTTTTCACCGTAA